The nucleotide sequence GAAAAATGCACACAAGATGTATGGCGTCGTCCATTAATAAATTCTGAACTTGGTCCCAGGGATGTAAGTTAtccgaacctcgttaacaaaacttgtgtcttgtttacttttatGCTCACACTCGAACATTCTCGTACTTTAACATATAGATCTAGCCACATATATGTGCTTTAGGTTATTGTCAGATTTTTCTGAAAAGCGTTACTAAAAGTGTTGTTCTAGTTTTTGAATCGTTTTTTGTACCATTATTTTTTACAGCTCTACATTATTTTTAATCGTTTACCGCTCCACCTTATAGCTAAAAATCTTATATAGTTTTCTGTTACGTATCAATCGGACGTGATCTTTGTATCACTTTGTGTTACTACTTACCGATCATGCCCACAATTTGTAAATATAGTGTATCAACTTTGATGGTTAGAGTGGCTAGATTAATTCGTTTTACCTGACTTTCATCATTTGTACATGATGTTCTCGATTATGTGTTTACAAAACGAGAAATATCAAAAATCGATTCCACATTATTGTTGCTAAAGATCGCGTATCAAAACGCAATCGCTTATCTTATTTCGATTCAGCTGAGAAGGTCCCATAGGCACCCGTAGATTTACATACCCTGGGTCAGCTAAAAGATTTCTGAGGTTCCATCAATCTACTATTTCagtttttgttattcatttgaTTACAATTGTCAAGTGTACCCAGCTATTGATCTATTCACATTTCACAGTACAATTAACACCATACTATAGATAcgttctttctcatttttttttaccatatatatagttacacaATTTATGGTTTTATTACCATGAATATAAACATACAGAGAAAAATCACGACATCCTCGAGATCTTCATAACGAACAACATCGACAAGTTGTTAATTTAGCTCCAAGATTTCTTGAGGATATCATGTTGAACATACTCATTCCACCTCTCATTACCATACTTGTTACTATAATATATGGTCTTCCAATGTCTCAAGTATAGTCCGTCCTTCTTAACAACCCAAGTGCATGTGCTCCTGTCCCCACACTGCTCTTTCATATCCCACGACGCTACTAGCTGCTTATCCACGCGCCCGTACCCTGTATGGAAGTGGCAGTAGAAGAAGGTGTGGAATAGCGACATGGCGAAGGACCATTCCTTGATCATATCTGGCCAGTTCTGTCGCCACCCAAAATCGTTGTCGCGGGACCAGCAATTGTACACAAGTCTCCTGTACCTTCCCGAGAGCTCGTTGCAAATCTCTAGTTTAAATCCATGGGAGTGAGTCACCATCATTATGGTGATGATAAGTACAAGAACAATGTGCCCGTTGCGGGTTTCAGGAATCTTTTTAGTTCCCATATGTGTAAAATTATTctattgttctttcttctttcttttctgcTCACTCgattttgcttctttgattttggGACGGTGATAGCGGTTCGTACAGGAACCACTATTTTTAGACATGTAACGGCTTAAGGATTTAGTTATTCTCGCATCCACATTTTCATTACTATTTTTAGACATATAACTGTCAACGGGGATGAACAAGTCATTCTATAacatccaatttttttatagttactTTGTTGATATTTGTTCGTAATAACTCGAAACCAAAAGCTCTACATTAATCATCTGGTTTAGCTTCTTGACCGCCTTTTTGAGCTAGTCAGGTTGCTTCTATCTTTTGTGCTTTTGTAGAAAGGTAATTACAACATGTATGGACATGAAAGATCAAATAGTTGGATAATATTCAACTGAAGaacaattttgttaataagaacttaatagttaatactaCTGGTTAATCAAGCATATTAGTTAGAGGGAAGCCTCAATTGGTACAAGAAGagaaatttaaaatgataacaaaatgCAAAGCCAGCTTAACCAGTTGACTAACAAATACTAACATTCATTAgtacttataataataatatatacttgaAAACTACGATCTTGAATAAATCCTAATTATTAAGTTAGTGGGGAGCCTCTAAGAGAACTTACATGgactatatataaatagaaacaaaattaagtgtAATCAAAAATCTCAACAATAACCTGAAAAATGGCGTCTCTAGGACTTTCCTTCACCCTAGTTTTTCTCTTGGCAATCTTACTGACAGTTTCTGAAGCCAACAACAGCAGAAAAATCCTGCAAACTCCCAATAACTACAAACCGCtatattctcctcctccaccgccttATCAACCTTCGGTTACTCttccccctcctcctcctcctcc is from Camelina sativa cultivar DH55 chromosome 20, Cs, whole genome shotgun sequence and encodes:
- the LOC104771086 gene encoding uncharacterized protein LOC104771086, translating into MGTKKIPETRNGHIVLVLIITIMMVTHSHGFKLEICNELSGRYRRLVYNCWSRDNDFGWRQNWPDMIKEWSFAMSLFHTFFYCHFHTGYGRVDKQLVASWDMKEQCGDRSTCTWVVKKDGLYLRHWKTIYYSNKYGNERWNEYVQHDILKKSWS